In one window of Pirellulales bacterium DNA:
- a CDS encoding PSD1 and planctomycete cytochrome C domain-containing protein, whose product MATMEHRRFTPSVLLAGAVWLISFWVFSPAATLADEPVAAADPAAIEFFETKIRPLLANQCWECHGPGKQESSLRLDSREGIARGGDSGAAAVPGDPRTSRLIEAVAYTGDLQMPPAGKLTDAEIADLTAWVAMGMPWPADAAQHVETLDERTQRFRQDHWSLRPVKMPAPPPVADGEWPLTGVDHFVLSHLEQAKLRPSAPADRRTLLRRVTVDLTGLPPTYEDVVAFENDRSPQAYEDAVDRLLESPLYGQRWARHWLDVARYADTKGYVFTQDPKYAFSYTYRDYVVRAFNDDLPYDQFLIEQLAADLLPLGDDKRPLAGLGFLTLGRRFMFNPHDIIDDRIDVTTRGLMGLTVGCARCHDHKYDPIPQADYYSLYGVFASTHEPEELPLVGMPEETAAYQAFQAELGKRQAALDEFLNTEHPRLLDELRTSAGAYLAEALKPAVVVDKDDAMLSFSPGEVRPAVVERWRRFLKEKTNAAHPVFGLWHAFAALPGEQFADAARDLSSKLAAAAAGKGEVAGTTLPVANANPLVRQALTDRPPQSPADLAARYGELLVNSYRAWQSLPPGPDGQQPAALPDAAAEELRQVLFGEGTPTAMTRDEISGLLDRQTQAKYGQLARVIEELQSQSPESPPRAMALADNPTPHQPHVFLRGNPGRPGDEVPRRFLGVLSSQQRANFGPGSGRLEMARAIASADNPLTARVMVNRVWMHHFGASLVPTPGDFGARGEPPTNPELLDYLAARFVATGWSVKQLHREIVLSRTYQQASLPREDAMAVDPENRLWWRTLPRRLEWEALRDSLLAVSGTLDLSLGGRPVDLFAEPFTGRRTLYGFLDRQDLPGLLRIFDFANPDVSTPQRSVTTVPQQALFLMNSQFVIAQAKQLAARTTSSAGDVRPRVTALYRLALARDPQENEFAAAEQFLTAAAADATPELAPWEQFAQVLLCSNEFAFVD is encoded by the coding sequence ATGGCCACGATGGAACATCGCCGCTTTACGCCATCGGTTTTGCTCGCCGGGGCCGTTTGGCTGATCTCGTTTTGGGTGTTTTCACCCGCGGCGACTCTCGCCGATGAGCCCGTGGCCGCCGCCGATCCCGCGGCGATTGAGTTCTTCGAGACCAAGATCCGCCCGCTGCTCGCGAACCAGTGCTGGGAGTGTCATGGTCCGGGCAAGCAGGAGTCGAGCCTGCGGCTGGACAGCCGCGAGGGCATCGCTCGGGGTGGCGACTCTGGCGCCGCCGCGGTGCCGGGAGATCCGCGTACGAGCCGCCTGATCGAAGCGGTCGCCTATACGGGGGATCTGCAAATGCCCCCCGCCGGCAAGCTGACCGACGCTGAAATCGCCGACCTTACGGCCTGGGTTGCCATGGGAATGCCCTGGCCTGCTGACGCCGCCCAGCATGTGGAAACGCTGGACGAGCGGACGCAACGTTTCCGCCAGGATCACTGGTCGCTGCGCCCTGTGAAGATGCCAGCACCGCCGCCGGTCGCCGACGGCGAATGGCCGTTGACCGGCGTAGATCACTTCGTGCTCAGCCACTTGGAGCAAGCCAAGTTACGTCCTTCGGCACCGGCGGACCGACGCACGCTGCTCCGGCGCGTGACGGTCGATCTCACCGGTTTGCCGCCGACCTATGAAGACGTCGTGGCGTTCGAAAATGATCGCTCGCCCCAGGCATACGAAGACGCCGTCGATCGGCTGCTCGAATCGCCGCTTTATGGGCAACGCTGGGCGCGACACTGGCTCGACGTGGCACGTTACGCCGACACCAAGGGCTACGTCTTCACGCAGGACCCGAAGTATGCGTTTTCCTACACCTATCGCGATTACGTCGTCCGGGCCTTCAACGACGATCTGCCGTACGACCAGTTCCTGATCGAACAACTCGCGGCCGACCTGCTGCCGCTGGGCGATGACAAGCGCCCGCTGGCGGGCCTGGGCTTTTTGACGCTCGGCCGGCGGTTCATGTTCAATCCGCACGACATTATCGACGATCGCATTGATGTCACGACGCGCGGGCTGATGGGCCTGACCGTCGGCTGCGCCCGTTGCCACGATCACAAGTACGATCCGATCCCGCAGGCCGATTACTACTCGCTGTACGGTGTGTTTGCCAGCACGCACGAGCCGGAGGAGCTGCCGCTGGTCGGAATGCCGGAGGAAACCGCGGCCTATCAAGCCTTCCAAGCGGAGCTGGGCAAACGCCAGGCGGCACTCGACGAGTTTTTGAACACGGAGCATCCGCGCCTGTTGGACGAGCTGCGCACCAGCGCAGGCGCCTATCTGGCCGAGGCCCTGAAGCCGGCGGTCGTCGTCGACAAGGACGATGCCATGCTTTCGTTCTCGCCTGGCGAAGTCCGGCCGGCGGTCGTCGAACGCTGGCGGCGCTTCCTCAAAGAGAAAACGAACGCAGCGCATCCGGTGTTCGGCCTTTGGCATGCCTTCGCTGCCCTGCCGGGCGAGCAATTCGCTGATGCCGCGCGCGATCTTTCGAGCAAACTGGCCGCGGCGGCCGCCGGCAAAGGCGAAGTCGCCGGCACGACGTTGCCCGTGGCCAATGCCAACCCGTTGGTGCGCCAGGCGCTCACCGATCGCCCGCCGCAGTCACCGGCCGATCTCGCGGCCCGCTATGGCGAATTGCTCGTGAACAGTTACCGTGCCTGGCAATCTCTGCCGCCGGGGCCGGACGGTCAGCAACCGGCCGCGCTACCCGACGCGGCGGCCGAGGAGTTGCGCCAGGTGCTCTTCGGCGAGGGGACGCCGACCGCCATGACTCGCGACGAGATCTCGGGGCTCCTCGACCGCCAGACACAAGCCAAGTACGGCCAGCTCGCGCGGGTCATCGAGGAGTTGCAATCGCAAAGCCCCGAGTCGCCGCCGCGAGCCATGGCCTTGGCCGACAACCCCACGCCACATCAGCCGCACGTTTTCCTTCGGGGCAACCCGGGCCGGCCAGGCGATGAAGTGCCGCGGCGATTCCTCGGAGTCTTGTCGAGCCAGCAACGGGCCAATTTCGGCCCAGGCAGCGGCCGGCTGGAGATGGCCAGGGCCATTGCCAGCGCCGACAACCCGCTCACGGCGCGGGTCATGGTCAACCGGGTGTGGATGCACCATTTTGGGGCATCGCTGGTGCCGACGCCGGGCGATTTTGGCGCCCGCGGCGAACCGCCGACAAATCCCGAGCTGCTCGACTACCTGGCCGCGCGCTTCGTGGCCACGGGCTGGTCGGTCAAGCAGTTGCATCGCGAAATCGTCTTATCGCGGACCTATCAGCAGGCCAGCCTGCCTCGCGAAGATGCGATGGCGGTAGATCCTGAAAATCGGCTGTGGTGGCGCACGCTCCCGCGGCGGCTCGAGTGGGAGGCCCTGCGGGATTCGCTATTGGCGGTTTCGGGCACGTTGGATCTGTCGCTCGGCGGCCGTCCGGTCGATCTGTTCGCCGAGCCGTTTACCGGCCGTCGCACGCTGTACGGTTTTCTCGATCGGCAAGACTTGCCGGGACTGCTGCGGATCTTCGATTTTGCGAACCCCGACGTCAGCACGCCGCAGCGGTCGGTCACCACCGTACCCCAACAAGCGCTGTTCTTGATGAACTCGCAGTTCGTGATTGCCCAGGCCAAGCAGTTGGCGGCGCGAACGACGAGCTCGGCCGGCGACGTGCGACCGCGCGTGACGGCGCTGTACCGTCTGGCCCTGGCGCGCGACCCGCAAGAGAATGAGTTCGCCGCGGCCGAGCAGTTCCTCACCGCGGCCGCCGCCGACGCCACGCCCGAGCTTGCTCCGTGGGAGCAGTTTGCCCAAGTGCTCCTGTGTTCCAACGAGTTTGCGTTTGTCGACTGA
- a CDS encoding aminotransferase class III-fold pyridoxal phosphate-dependent enzyme, translated as MKLSPRHEKLLARTFLDYRATSDFVDLPLVVERAEGLYYWDVEGKRYFDAIGGIFVAVLGHGHPRVVEAVRRQLGQLTLAPPLHGIATITLDFIERLGEVAPAGLNFAKPFSGGSESVEAALKFARQYFRQSDHPHKHKFVSLYRGYHGGTFGAMAASGTGKRTAKFEPLPGGFLKVMPPLAYRDRFGDWEACNRFCAQLFEDVIVHEDPDTVAGVILEPISNTGGISTPTDDYFRLIREICDRHQVLLIFDEIITGFARTGGMFAAQAIGVTPDLICSGKGLSSGVVPLGAMIARGDMAAAFVGRADSDRHFAHGHTYSGNPLAAAAGLAVIDEIVEQRLVERARVLGEYLAAKLEGLKRLGCIREVRGRGLLRGVELVEDPVTGRPFPPERKLGNALRRAAIERGIILRIDPDWFAVAPAVIATEAQIDELCALVEQCLIDALEQVANRP; from the coding sequence GTGAAGCTTTCCCCTCGTCACGAGAAGTTGCTGGCCCGCACGTTTCTCGACTACCGCGCGACGAGCGACTTTGTCGACTTGCCGCTGGTCGTCGAGCGCGCCGAAGGGCTGTATTACTGGGACGTCGAGGGCAAACGATACTTCGACGCCATTGGCGGCATTTTCGTGGCGGTGCTCGGACACGGGCACCCGCGGGTCGTCGAGGCGGTCCGCCGGCAATTGGGGCAACTGACACTCGCGCCGCCGCTGCACGGCATTGCCACCATCACGCTCGATTTCATTGAACGGCTCGGCGAAGTCGCACCGGCAGGGCTGAATTTCGCCAAGCCCTTCAGCGGCGGCAGCGAATCGGTCGAAGCCGCACTGAAATTCGCCCGCCAGTACTTTCGCCAATCGGATCACCCGCACAAGCACAAGTTCGTCAGCCTGTACCGCGGCTATCACGGCGGCACGTTCGGAGCGATGGCCGCCAGCGGCACCGGCAAGCGCACGGCCAAGTTCGAGCCGCTGCCGGGCGGGTTCTTGAAGGTCATGCCCCCGCTGGCTTATCGCGATCGGTTCGGCGATTGGGAAGCGTGCAACCGGTTTTGTGCCCAGTTGTTCGAAGACGTCATCGTTCATGAAGACCCGGACACAGTCGCCGGGGTGATTCTCGAACCGATCAGCAATACGGGCGGCATCAGCACGCCGACTGACGATTACTTTCGCCTGATCCGCGAAATCTGTGATCGCCACCAGGTGTTATTGATTTTCGACGAGATCATCACCGGCTTTGCCCGTACCGGAGGGATGTTTGCGGCGCAGGCGATCGGCGTCACGCCCGATCTGATCTGCTCCGGCAAGGGACTGTCGAGCGGCGTCGTGCCCTTGGGCGCCATGATCGCCCGCGGCGACATGGCGGCGGCGTTTGTCGGACGCGCGGACAGCGATCGTCACTTTGCGCACGGGCACACCTATTCGGGGAACCCATTAGCGGCGGCGGCCGGGTTGGCCGTGATCGATGAGATCGTCGAGCAACGGCTGGTCGAACGCGCCCGCGTGCTCGGCGAGTACCTGGCAGCCAAGCTCGAAGGCCTCAAGCGGCTGGGGTGTATTCGAGAAGTTCGCGGACGTGGACTGCTGCGCGGCGTCGAACTGGTCGAAGACCCGGTCACCGGCCGGCCCTTCCCGCCCGAACGCAAGCTCGGCAACGCGTTGCGGCGCGCGGCCATCGAGCGCGGAATCATCCTACGGATCGATCCCGATTGGTTTGCTGTGGCACCGGCCGTCATCGCCACCGAGGCGCAAATCGACGAACTTTGCGCGCTGGTGGAACAGTGCTTGATCGACGCACTGGAACAGGTGGCCAATCGTCCCTAA
- a CDS encoding PEP-CTERM sorting domain-containing protein, whose translation MSRNLFQKLLPLITAFAWIVGTPPSALAQHAGDIVLKVQGGQIVPGALGANDEFAQQCVFGVELGEIFPNFADEPGFDSTAGTFPVPSSNGFRLLDAVRAWDGSDFDAFSSERMGVGFGPLPDVLTPISTSTVTGFTLPVAADGTWHRHLEYLLSSPADDGIYLMKMSIFSNHAGVAESDPFYLVFNNNMSEVDHDAAIAWVEENMCNPVPEPSSLMLAAIGAAGLAVTWRRRRRRAG comes from the coding sequence ATGAGTCGCAACCTGTTCCAAAAACTTCTGCCGCTGATTACCGCCTTCGCCTGGATCGTCGGCACCCCACCCTCCGCGCTGGCACAGCACGCCGGGGACATCGTCCTCAAAGTGCAAGGCGGCCAGATCGTGCCCGGCGCGCTCGGCGCGAACGATGAGTTCGCCCAACAGTGTGTGTTTGGTGTCGAGCTCGGCGAAATTTTTCCCAACTTTGCCGATGAGCCGGGCTTCGATTCGACGGCCGGAACTTTTCCCGTGCCAAGCAGCAACGGCTTCAGGCTGCTCGACGCCGTGCGCGCCTGGGACGGCAGCGATTTTGACGCTTTTTCCAGCGAGCGGATGGGCGTCGGCTTCGGCCCGCTGCCCGATGTGCTGACGCCGATTTCGACGTCGACGGTGACGGGCTTCACTCTGCCGGTGGCCGCCGACGGTACCTGGCACCGGCACCTGGAGTATTTGCTCAGCTCGCCCGCCGACGACGGTATCTACCTGATGAAGATGTCAATCTTCAGCAACCATGCCGGCGTCGCCGAGTCGGATCCCTTCTATCTCGTCTTCAACAACAACATGTCCGAAGTCGATCACGACGCGGCCATCGCCTGGGTCGAAGAGAATATGTGCAACCCGGTGCCGGAGCCGAGTTCGCTGATGTTGGCCGCGATCGGCGCGGCGGGCCTCGCGGTCACCTGGCGGCGACGGCGGCGCCGCGCCGGCTAA
- a CDS encoding DUF1559 domain-containing protein: MFARRSAFTLIELLIVLGIIGLLIGLLIPAVQMARASGRKTECANNLRQIGLAVTMYGNAFNGQFPGTMHDSLDQDIRDSWIHLLAPYLENVDEVRICPDDPQRDKRLEARMTSYVLNDYVTVSDPEPVRRAGLRVAITNRNYIKSMSTTILAFEIAGKADISLHNEHIHAKTWFSKSNLRDKTIWIAITNEISPDRHYGTNYLKHQTPDHQTNGLAHYLFADGHVQLWPDAILHRWADEGWNFAKPNSAFLTQ; encoded by the coding sequence ATGTTTGCGCGCCGCAGTGCATTTACGTTGATCGAACTGCTAATTGTCCTGGGCATCATCGGCCTGCTGATCGGGCTCTTGATCCCGGCCGTGCAAATGGCGCGTGCTTCGGGTCGCAAGACCGAGTGCGCGAACAATCTGCGCCAAATCGGGCTGGCCGTGACGATGTATGGAAACGCCTTCAACGGGCAGTTTCCAGGCACGATGCACGACAGCCTCGATCAGGATATCCGCGACTCGTGGATCCATCTGCTGGCGCCGTACTTGGAGAATGTCGACGAGGTCCGCATTTGTCCCGACGATCCGCAACGCGACAAACGGCTGGAAGCGCGGATGACCAGCTATGTGCTGAACGACTACGTCACCGTTTCCGACCCGGAGCCTGTGCGCCGTGCGGGCCTGCGCGTGGCCATCACCAATCGGAATTACATCAAGTCGATGTCGACGACGATTCTGGCGTTCGAGATCGCCGGCAAAGCCGATATCTCGCTGCACAACGAGCATATCCACGCCAAGACCTGGTTCTCGAAGAGCAACTTGCGTGACAAGACCATCTGGATAGCGATCACGAACGAGATTTCGCCCGATCGCCACTACGGCACCAACTACCTGAAGCACCAGACGCCGGATCACCAGACGAATGGTCTGGCGCATTACCTGTTCGCGGATGGCCACGTGCAACTGTGGCCCGACGCGATTCTTCACCGCTGGGCGGACGAGGGCTGGAACTTTGCCAAGCCCAACTCGGCCTTTCTGACTCAATGA
- a CDS encoding PQQ-like beta-propeller repeat protein, with amino-acid sequence MMEEQQQAPVRRSHRLWLAGLIVAAAAAGIVGLRLVPEDRMSADVAGMYVTFVVAGALAALAAWFVTLSRYALWARMGFLGMLAVAAGLWFAAVRRVDLTGDMQVKLEFRWEPSRDSLLAAHRQQVGEAEALAVDLVAAPGDCPEYRGRARDGVVQSPPLQRDWNSPPPALWRQPVGGGYAAFVVVAGNAITIEQRGPKETVVCYDAATGKEHWRYEYDALFSEQLGGDGPRATPSVAFGKVYTLGATGHLACLEGRTGKPLWEHDILDAAQVANLTWGMSGSPLVCDQLVIVNPGVQKGSENSRGVLAFDAGDGHLVWSAGHTQGSYGSPMLVTLAGARQILIFDAGGLAAHDPGDGHELWRFDWRSDFDINAAQPIALPDDRLLLSSNAGTAVVQVKKSADGKFAVEQRWRNRELKCDYACPVVREGYVYGLDKGILTCLALEDGKRQWKKGRYGHGQMLLSGDLLIVLGEEGQLALVEAQPQKHVELALLNEAVKGRTWNNPALVDGRLYIRNHLEMACYDLRAPGSAPGPAVPQ; translated from the coding sequence ATGATGGAAGAGCAACAACAAGCTCCGGTGCGTCGTTCTCACCGCCTCTGGTTGGCCGGATTGATCGTTGCTGCCGCGGCGGCGGGGATCGTCGGTTTGCGTTTGGTGCCAGAAGATCGCATGTCGGCCGATGTCGCGGGGATGTACGTGACGTTTGTCGTGGCCGGTGCGCTGGCGGCGCTGGCAGCCTGGTTTGTAACGCTGAGCCGCTATGCGCTGTGGGCGCGCATGGGCTTCTTGGGAATGCTCGCCGTGGCGGCCGGGCTGTGGTTTGCCGCGGTGCGCCGGGTGGATCTGACCGGCGATATGCAAGTGAAGCTGGAGTTTCGCTGGGAGCCTTCGCGCGACAGTCTGCTGGCAGCGCATCGGCAACAGGTGGGTGAAGCCGAGGCCTTGGCTGTCGATCTGGTGGCGGCGCCGGGCGATTGTCCCGAGTATCGCGGCCGCGCCCGAGACGGCGTCGTGCAGAGTCCGCCGTTGCAGCGCGATTGGAATTCGCCGCCGCCGGCGCTCTGGCGCCAGCCGGTCGGCGGCGGCTATGCGGCGTTCGTGGTCGTGGCCGGCAACGCGATCACCATCGAACAGCGCGGCCCAAAGGAAACGGTCGTGTGCTACGACGCTGCCACGGGCAAAGAGCACTGGCGTTACGAATACGACGCGTTGTTCAGCGAGCAACTGGGCGGCGACGGTCCACGCGCCACGCCGAGCGTCGCCTTCGGCAAGGTCTACACACTGGGTGCGACCGGGCATCTGGCCTGCCTCGAAGGCCGCACGGGCAAGCCGCTCTGGGAGCACGATATTCTCGACGCGGCGCAGGTTGCCAATCTGACCTGGGGCATGAGCGGTTCGCCGCTCGTTTGCGACCAGTTGGTGATCGTCAACCCGGGCGTGCAGAAGGGGAGTGAGAACAGTCGCGGGGTACTGGCTTTTGATGCCGGGGACGGCCATCTGGTGTGGAGCGCCGGCCATACCCAGGGCAGCTACGGCTCGCCCATGCTGGTGACCCTCGCCGGCGCGCGGCAGATCCTGATCTTCGATGCCGGCGGTCTGGCGGCGCACGATCCGGGTGACGGCCACGAGCTTTGGCGCTTCGATTGGCGCAGCGATTTCGACATCAACGCCGCGCAGCCCATCGCGCTGCCTGATGATCGGTTGCTGTTATCGTCGAACGCCGGTACGGCCGTGGTGCAGGTGAAAAAATCGGCCGACGGCAAGTTCGCCGTCGAACAGCGGTGGCGCAACCGCGAGCTGAAATGCGACTACGCGTGCCCGGTGGTGCGCGAGGGTTACGTCTACGGTCTCGACAAGGGCATTCTGACGTGCCTGGCTCTCGAGGACGGCAAACGTCAGTGGAAGAAAGGCCGGTATGGGCACGGGCAGATGCTCTTGTCCGGCGATTTGTTGATCGTGCTGGGCGAAGAAGGGCAGTTGGCGCTGGTCGAAGCGCAGCCCCAAAAGCACGTCGAATTGGCGCTGCTCAACGAGGCCGTGAAGGGGCGGACCTGGAACAATCCCGCGCTGGTCGATGGCCGGTTGTACATCCGCAACCATCTGGAGATGGCCTGCTACGATCTTCGCGCCCCGGGCAGCGCGCCTGGTCCGGCTGTGCCGCAATAG
- a CDS encoding DNA polymerase Y family protein, translating to MSRADARRGLVIVAASEELVARGVHPGLPLAEAQALLAHDARGLAPIVEEHDRLADRQALVALAQACHVFSPQVAVADDRDDAIWLELTGLAGLWGGEEPWLSQLAAHLAPAGWVYTVAIADSFAAAWALARFAAQPGTPQIIAPGTTAEAVASLPIEALQLNDNTWQTLARLGLREVGQLIDLPRGSLAAHVAAQVPRRLDDLQGRAAEVLEGVAPATRHEAAAAWELPLEDLEILLRELERLLARVAEQLAARHRGATQVRVALGCAPAEPVVIDLHLFRPSLDVRHWLELARLQLDRRRPGSGVLSAHVEARRIAPREQRQLELFSTGTRDAAPRQLDELLGRLISRLGYRAVSRVELLPEAQPERAYRTRSVVAPVSRGGRRRRAATASWPLRPATLLPLARRPLAVRCSPRGALQAFRWQGRELPVAHCWGPECIETGWWRGRFVRRDYYRVELDDGRRAWLFRRSADGGWFLHGWFD from the coding sequence TTGTCGCGCGCCGATGCTCGGCGCGGGCTGGTCATCGTCGCGGCCAGCGAAGAACTGGTCGCGCGCGGCGTGCATCCCGGCCTGCCGCTGGCCGAGGCGCAGGCCCTGTTGGCCCACGATGCCCGCGGTCTGGCGCCGATCGTCGAAGAACACGATCGGTTGGCCGATCGCCAGGCGCTCGTAGCGCTGGCCCAAGCGTGTCATGTCTTCAGTCCTCAAGTGGCCGTGGCCGACGATCGCGACGATGCGATCTGGCTGGAACTCACCGGCCTGGCCGGCTTGTGGGGTGGCGAAGAGCCGTGGCTGAGCCAGTTGGCCGCGCACCTGGCGCCGGCGGGCTGGGTTTATACCGTGGCCATTGCCGACTCGTTCGCCGCGGCCTGGGCGCTGGCCCGGTTCGCCGCGCAGCCAGGCACACCGCAAATCATCGCGCCAGGAACCACGGCCGAGGCGGTGGCCAGTTTGCCGATCGAGGCGCTGCAATTGAACGACAACACCTGGCAGACGCTGGCCCGGTTGGGGTTGCGCGAAGTGGGACAATTGATCGACTTGCCGCGCGGCTCGCTCGCCGCGCACGTGGCCGCGCAGGTTCCTCGCCGGCTCGACGATTTGCAAGGTCGCGCGGCCGAGGTGCTCGAAGGTGTGGCGCCCGCCACGCGTCACGAAGCCGCCGCGGCCTGGGAGTTGCCCCTGGAAGATCTCGAAATCCTGCTGCGCGAACTGGAGCGGTTGTTGGCCCGCGTGGCCGAGCAACTGGCCGCGCGCCATCGGGGAGCCACGCAGGTCCGCGTTGCCTTGGGCTGTGCCCCGGCCGAGCCGGTCGTGATCGACCTGCACTTGTTTCGCCCCAGCCTCGACGTGCGGCACTGGCTGGAGCTGGCCCGGTTGCAGCTCGACCGGCGGCGGCCAGGCTCGGGCGTGCTGTCGGCGCACGTCGAGGCCCGTCGCATCGCGCCACGCGAGCAGCGGCAGCTCGAGTTGTTTTCCACCGGCACGCGCGACGCCGCTCCGCGGCAACTCGACGAACTGCTGGGCCGTTTGATCAGCCGCCTGGGATATCGGGCCGTGTCGCGCGTCGAGTTGCTGCCCGAGGCTCAGCCCGAGCGTGCCTATCGCACACGCTCGGTGGTGGCGCCCGTGTCGCGCGGCGGCCGGCGCCGGCGCGCCGCGACCGCGTCGTGGCCTTTGCGCCCGGCGACCCTGCTGCCGCTGGCCCGACGGCCGTTGGCGGTGCGTTGTTCGCCGCGGGGCGCGTTGCAGGCTTTTCGCTGGCAGGGTCGCGAATTGCCCGTCGCGCACTGCTGGGGGCCCGAGTGCATCGAGACCGGCTGGTGGCGCGGGCGTTTTGTCCGCCGCGACTATTACCGCGTCGAGCTCGACGACGGCCGCCGGGCCTGGCTGTTTCGCCGTTCGGCCGATGGCGGTTGGTTTTTGCACGGTTGGTTCGATTGA